The Pseudomonas sp. FP2309 genomic sequence ACGCCAGCTCCCACGGTTTGATTCGTTTTGGTCCTTTACGCCGTTGCGCGATGCAAGCTGGCGAGGAAGCCCGCAGCGCCAACAAACAACCCGGCAAACGTGCGATTCACGCGTTTTTGCTGCTTCGGCGTGCGCAACAGACGCAACACCTTCGACGCCAGCCCGGTGTACCCCGCCATCACGATCATATCGACAGCGATCATGGTCGCACCCAGGATCAGGTACTGGATCAGCAGCGGCGCCTGCGGGTTCACAAACTGCGGCAGCACCGCCAGCATGAACACCAGGGCCTTGGGGTTACTGGCGTTGACCAGAAAACCACGGAACATCATCGCCATTGGCTTGCCGACCGGACGAGGGGTCGCGTCGTCGGTCATGTCCATGGGCAATGCACGCCATTGCTTGATGGCCAGGTACACCAGGTACGCCACGCCAAACCATTTGATCGCATAAAACGCGGTAGACGATGCCGCCAGAATGGCACCCAGTCCGCAGGCCACCACAGCAATCTGCATCGCCAGGCCCAGTTGCAGGCCGATGGCGTTCCAGTAGCCGCGCACGAAACCGTATTGCAGGCCGCTGGACATCGAAGCGATGGCACCGGCACCAGGGGACAGAGAGATGATCCAACTGGCCAGGAAGAAGGCCAGCCACGTATCGAGTGCCATTGCACACCTCGGAAGGGAGTTTGCTGTTGTGGCCTTAAGCTAACTCCGCCGACCGAGGGCTGGCTATAGTTTTTTACAAGATGTGAATACTAGCGATCACCCGGAAACACATGGGTGCCGGGCCAACGCCGTACCGAGCGCTGGAAGAACAGGCTGTTGGGCACCTGTACGATGGCGCTGTCGGTGCCCGCCTCTTCCACTTCGATCAGTGTGGTGTAAAGCAGGTTGATCGCCACGACCCGGCCTTTTACGCCGGGCTTGTCGACGGTGTCCACCAGCTCGACGATATCGCCCAGGCGAAACGGCCCGACGGTGAAGATTAAAATCGCGCAGAGCAGGTTGGATAACACCGACCACATGGCAAAGAACGCCACGGCCGCTACCGCGACAAACCCCGACAGCGCCGTCCACAGCACCGTCGCGGACACACCCAGGCGGCCCAGCACAAAAATCAGCGCACTGCCCATGATCAGCCAGCGCAGACCGCCACGCAGTGGCATCAATAACTGCGGCGGGAACGGATAGCGTTCACCCAGGCGAGTCAGGCCCTTGGCGACGAAGCGCTGGGCGAGGTAACCGGCCAGCAGGATCAGCAGGATTTGCACACCGATCCAAACAGGTTCGATCCATTGCGCCGGTAGCGGCAGCTGCAACGCTTCCATCAGGACAGCGCCTCCAGCTCCGCTTGCAAGGTTTCGAGCACCTCGAGGGCTTCCATCCAGGTTTCCTCCAATTGTCCTTCGCGCACCTTGAGCTTGGCCTGTTCGGCCAACAGGTCACGCAACTCGTCCTTGCGCGCGGCCTCGTAGACGGCGCTGTCGCCCAGGCTGGCTTCGATCTTGGCCAGGCGCTCGTGCACCTTGCCCAACTCGGCTTCCAGTTTGTCGGCTTCACGCTTGTGCGGCGCCAATTGCTGACGCAACGCGGCGGCGGCCTGACGCTGAGCCTTCTTGTCGGTCTTGTCCGGGTTGACCGGGGTGTTACTGGCCGGCGCGTTGCGCAGACGGTAATCCGTCAGCCAGCGCGCGTAGTCGTCCAGGTCGCCATCGAACTCTTCGACTTTGCCATCGGCCACCAGCAGGAAGTTATCGGTGGTGCTCTTGAGCAAGTGGCGATCGTGAGACACCACCAATACTGCACCGCTGAACTCCTGCAGAGCCATGGTCAGCGCCAGGCGCATTTCCAGGTCCAGGTGGTTGGTCGGTTCGTCGAGCAGCAGCAGGTTCGGCCGGTCCCAGGCAATGAGTGCCAGAGCCAGACGGGCTTTTTCGCCACCGGAGAAGTTCAGCACCGGCTCATCAATGCGCGCGCCGCGGAAGTCGAAGCCGCCAAGGAAGTCGCGCAGGGTTTGTTCGCGTTCGGTCGGCGCCAGGCGCTGCAGGTGCAGCAACGGGCTGGCCTTGGCGTCCAGGGAGTCCAACTGATGTTGAGCGAAGTAGCCCACCACGGTGTTCTCGCCACGGGTCAAACGGCCGGCCAGCGGTTCGAGCTCGCCCGACAGGTTTTTGATCAGCGTGGATTTACCCGCGCCGTTCGGCCCCAGCAGGCCGATACGCGCGCCCGGCGTGAGCTGCAGCTTGACCTTCTCCAGGATAGTCTTGTCGCCGTAACCCAGGCGAGCATCGGACAGGTCCAGCAAGGGGCTGGAGATCTTCACCGACTCGCGGAACACAAAGTCGAATGGCGAATCGACGTGGGCCGCCGACAGCTCTTCCATGCGCTCCAATGCCTTGATCCGGCTCTGGGCCTGACGGGCCTTGGTGGCCTGGGCCTTGAACCGGGCGATGTAGCTTTCCATATGCGCACGCTGCGCCTGTTGCTTCTCGAAGGCCTGTTGCTGCTGGGCCAGACGCTCTGCACGTGCGCGTTCGAACGCGGTGTAGCCGCCACGGTAAAGGGTGATTTTCTTCTGTTCGACGTGGGCGATGTTATCGACCACGGCGTCGAGGAAATCCCGGTCGTGGGAAATCAGCAACAAGGTGCCCTGGTAGCTCTTGAGGAAATCTTCCAGCCAAAGGATCGCATCGAGGTCCAGGTGGTTGGTCGGTTCGTCCAGCAGCAACAGGTCCGAGGGGCACATCAGTGCCTGGGCCAGGTTCAGGCGCATGCGCCAGCCGCCGGAGAAGTCAGCGACCGGGCGATCCATCTGCTCATTGGTAAAACCAAGGCCGGCCAGCATCTTGCGGGCGCGGGCGTCGGCGGTATAACCGTCGGCGCTGTCCAGCTCTGAGTGCAGGCGGGCCTGGGCGGCGCCGTCCTGGGCTTTCTCGGCCTCGGCCAGGTCATGTTGCACCTGACGCAGGCGCAAGTCGCCATCGAGCACGTAGTCGATCGCGATGCGGTCCAGGGTGTCGATCTCCTGGCGCATGTGGGCGATGCGCCAGTCGGCCGGCAGCAGGCAGTCCCCGGAATCCGGGGTCAGCTCACCCAGCAACAGGGCAAACAACGTGGATTTGCCGGCGCCGTTGGCACCGATCAGGCCGGCTTTGTGACCGGCGTGCAGGGTCAGCTCGGCGTCTTCAAGAAGACGTTGCGGGCCACGCTGTAATGTTAGGCTTTGAAGTCGGATCATAATGGCGGCGGAGTCTACCAGCTTCGTTGGCCGCTGGCTTGGGTGTGAATATGTGCGCTGACCTGTGGAGCTTTGCCATCTCGACTTACGCCCGCCCGGGCGTCGAAACCGCTTGCCTGCGCTTGCAGGAACAAGGCGCGGATGTGTGCCTGCTGCTGTGCGGGGCCTGGCTTGACCAGCGAGGGGTGGCGCTGACAGCCGAACGCATGCAGGCGCTCAAACAGATCGCCAGGCCTTGGCAGGCGCAGGTCATCGAGCCATTGCGGCAGGTGCGTGTGCAATGGCAAGTCATCGCGCAACAGGATGAGCCGTTAGCGGCGCTACGTGAAAGGATCAAAGCTCTGGAGCTGGATGCGGAACGACAATTGCTGATGCGCCTTGAGGCGCTGGCAAAGGCTTGGCCATCGAGCGAGGGCGCCGCTCAACAGGGGTGGTTGGAAGGACTGGCGACTGAGGATGCCGCCAACCTTGACCGCGACGCGCTGCAGCAGCTGCGCGTCGTGGTCACCAGCACTTAGGAAGCGCTGGTTGGGGTGGTGCTTGGCGCGACCGGTGCAGGCGTGCTGCTGGCCGATGCAGTTGGAGCGGTGGCCGCAGGGGTAGCCGGAGTCGCTGGTTTGGCTGGCGCTGGTTTTGCAGCAGCGGGTTTGGCTGCTGGCTTGGCAGCTGGTTTCGCAGCAGCGGGTTTGGCTGCTGGCTTGGCGGCTGGTTTCGCAGCAGCGGGTTTGGCTGCTGGCTTGGCGGCTGGTTTCGCAGCAGCCGTTTTAGCAACTGGCTTGACGGCTGGTTTCGCAGCAGCCGTTTTAGCGGCTGGTTTGGCAGCCGGTTTCGCAGCAGCAGTTTTAGCAACTGGCTTGGCAGCGGGTTTCGCGGCAGCCGTTTTAGCAGCTGGCTTGGCGGCTGGTTTCGCGGCAGCGGTTTTAGCCGCTGGCTTGGCGGCTGGTTTCGCAGCAGCGGGTTTGGCTGCTGGCTTGGCGGCTGGTTTCGCGGCAGCGGTTTTAGCCGCTGGCTTGGCGGCTGGTTTCGCAGCAGCCGTTTTAGCAACTGGCTTGGCGGCTGGTTTCGCGGCAGCGATTTTAGTCGCTGGCTTGGCGGCTGGTTTCACGGCAGCCGTTTTAGCACGTGGCTTGCCGGCTGGTTTCGCAACGGCAGCTTTGGTAGCCGGCTTTTTCGCAGCGCTCGCCGCGGCAGCTTTTGCAGGTGCACGCGCACCCAGCACCTTGGCTACAGCTTCTTTCACACGACCAACGCCCTGCGCCAGTTTCAGGCTTTCCTGGGCATCTTTTTTGAGTTGGGAAATGTAGTTGCGTGTTTCAGCCTGGCGATCCTTGAGAGCGTCCAGCAACTCTTCAAGTTCTTTGACGGCGTCTTTGGCTTTGGCTTGCGCCTTGGCCTTGCCGGCGGTGGCGGCGTCTTGCAATTTGGTGCGGGATTTGTGCAGCTTTTCTTGCGCTTTACCGCGCTGTTTTTCAAGTTTGGCGAGCAGTTTTTCTGCGTCGGCCAAGGCTTGGGAACAAGCGCTTTCCAGGTGTTCGAGCAGGCTGCCCGAGAGTTGTTGGAGTAAGTGCAACGGGGTATTAACAGGCTTCTGTTTGGCCGACATGGTTTACCTCCTGGCTGACGTGGGTGCGGCTCATACTAGCCCTCTGCTCTTACCGCCGCTAGGGCATGTTGACAGTATCGTTTGGCTTGCGTTGCAGCGTACGAGCATTCTTATTCAGATAACCAAAATGCGCGGCACTTTTTACCCATTCACACTGGCATAATCCGTCGCACTTTCGGCGGGAGAATACCCATGTCGCGTTACCTTTTACTTGTGCTCGGCTTGGCGATCTCCGTTGCCAATGCGA encodes the following:
- a CDS encoding TIGR02444 family protein → MCADLWSFAISTYARPGVETACLRLQEQGADVCLLLCGAWLDQRGVALTAERMQALKQIARPWQAQVIEPLRQVRVQWQVIAQQDEPLAALRERIKALELDAERQLLMRLEALAKAWPSSEGAAQQGWLEGLATEDAANLDRDALQQLRVVVTST
- a CDS encoding mechanosensitive ion channel family protein, whose translation is MEALQLPLPAQWIEPVWIGVQILLILLAGYLAQRFVAKGLTRLGERYPFPPQLLMPLRGGLRWLIMGSALIFVLGRLGVSATVLWTALSGFVAVAAVAFFAMWSVLSNLLCAILIFTVGPFRLGDIVELVDTVDKPGVKGRVVAINLLYTTLIEVEEAGTDSAIVQVPNSLFFQRSVRRWPGTHVFPGDR
- a CDS encoding AlgP family protein — protein: MSAKQKPVNTPLHLLQQLSGSLLEHLESACSQALADAEKLLAKLEKQRGKAQEKLHKSRTKLQDAATAGKAKAQAKAKDAVKELEELLDALKDRQAETRNYISQLKKDAQESLKLAQGVGRVKEAVAKVLGARAPAKAAAASAAKKPATKAAVAKPAGKPRAKTAAVKPAAKPATKIAAAKPAAKPVAKTAAAKPAAKPAAKTAAAKPAAKPAAKPAAAKPAAKPAAKTAAAKPAAKPAAKTAAAKPAAKPVAKTAAAKPAAKPAAKTAAAKPAVKPVAKTAAAKPAAKPAAKPAAAKPAAKPAAKPAAAKPAAKPAAKPAAAKPAPAKPATPATPAATAPTASASSTPAPVAPSTTPTSAS
- a CDS encoding LysE family transporter → MALDTWLAFFLASWIISLSPGAGAIASMSSGLQYGFVRGYWNAIGLQLGLAMQIAVVACGLGAILAASSTAFYAIKWFGVAYLVYLAIKQWRALPMDMTDDATPRPVGKPMAMMFRGFLVNASNPKALVFMLAVLPQFVNPQAPLLIQYLILGATMIAVDMIVMAGYTGLASKVLRLLRTPKQQKRVNRTFAGLFVGAAGFLASLHRATA
- a CDS encoding ATP-binding cassette domain-containing protein — encoded protein: MIRLQSLTLQRGPQRLLEDAELTLHAGHKAGLIGANGAGKSTLFALLLGELTPDSGDCLLPADWRIAHMRQEIDTLDRIAIDYVLDGDLRLRQVQHDLAEAEKAQDGAAQARLHSELDSADGYTADARARKMLAGLGFTNEQMDRPVADFSGGWRMRLNLAQALMCPSDLLLLDEPTNHLDLDAILWLEDFLKSYQGTLLLISHDRDFLDAVVDNIAHVEQKKITLYRGGYTAFERARAERLAQQQQAFEKQQAQRAHMESYIARFKAQATKARQAQSRIKALERMEELSAAHVDSPFDFVFRESVKISSPLLDLSDARLGYGDKTILEKVKLQLTPGARIGLLGPNGAGKSTLIKNLSGELEPLAGRLTRGENTVVGYFAQHQLDSLDAKASPLLHLQRLAPTEREQTLRDFLGGFDFRGARIDEPVLNFSGGEKARLALALIAWDRPNLLLLDEPTNHLDLEMRLALTMALQEFSGAVLVVSHDRHLLKSTTDNFLLVADGKVEEFDGDLDDYARWLTDYRLRNAPASNTPVNPDKTDKKAQRQAAAALRQQLAPHKREADKLEAELGKVHERLAKIEASLGDSAVYEAARKDELRDLLAEQAKLKVREGQLEETWMEALEVLETLQAELEALS